TAGGCAGGCTACAAATGCCTGTGatgtaattctgatgtatttcgtTTGggatttttacattgtacaggGACTTTCTCTTCACAGCCAACACCTGGTATGGATTTATCTCCTTTGTAAAGAACTGCATTATCCCTAGACCTACCTGTTGAGACAAGTACTGCTCAATATCAATGTTTGCCTTGAATATAATTGAACTCTGCACCTTAACATGGTTCTTCTTCAGATATGACTTACACTCTTGTAGTTTGTCCGTACATTTCCTGCTGGCTATGAATTCCATTTCTTTCTTGCTCTTGTCACACAGGCCCTGTACAGCGTCCCCTAGCTGTTGAAGATCATCCTTTAGTCTGGTGCATTTGTCAACATCTTTCTTGAAAGATGTTTGCAATGTGGTTCTAATTTCATCCAGTTCTTTCAAGGTTGTATTTTCTAGTATGTCCAGTGCAGCATTTAATTTCTTACGCTGCTCTCTGATTTCTTGTAGTTTTGAACAATATGATCCCTCCACTGACTTAATGTTGGCCTCTTTTGATTTCTTAAACTTTCCTAGTTCAGCAAGACTTGCTTGAATTTTGTTTAACAACTGCTGCATATCCACTGACAGCGTTTTGACTGATTCAGAAATAAGATTCAGATTGGTGCATCGACTGAAATAACAACATGAATCATTATTATCaatttgacaaataaaatatttcgcTGAAATAAAACATCAAAAAAGGGTCCAATACATTTCCACCAAGTTTCCTCAGGGTTATGTCATacatgtttatcttgatgatctCTGAGCCAAtttcaaatctgggtcatgtgggtTCATAAACTAGGCAACCTGTTCAAATCCTAGAAACACATTGTAACTGTTCTAGTAAAAATGTAAGTATCATGTGGGACAACTCTTACTTACATCGAATAAAGGATTGGCTGCAGTAACTGCAATGTGGTTCAGGATAGTTCAGTTTACATGTGTGTATCATTTGTGTGTAATTTTTATACGAGGTTCGATTAATTATATTCCTCCTTTCGACTAACAGCGTATATATAGCAGTCTTACTGGCAGTCGGTATATCTTTCTGTACCTATGTCTATGTGAAATGTGTCATGCCTCAGTCACATAACCAATATATAACTGATTGTGGAATAAcattgcaaaattaaaaaaaattattaagatGACGTGTGTCGCGTTCAGCACTAGTCTTCCAACCTCAAAAACCAAGATCACACTCAGTTTTTATAATTGGGCCATACAACTGCATGATAATTCTGTCATATTCAGACTGTAACCTTAACATTGCCATTCATCATGCTATTATAAGGTAAATTGCAACTAATGACAGCAATTAGGACATGTCCTTTCGCGCGTAAAACCGGTCACCATTTCTCATAGTCATACTAAGAAGTCGTAAGTCAAATTTGGCTATCAAACAGCTTTTAACCTTTTCATTCATCGTTCCATTTTAAGAGAACCTACCACAAATGACTCATGGGTTCAACAATTTGTGTCCTTGAACTCAACTCAAGTGAGCGCTAAAAGGGTGCTCTTGTTTCTGAATGGGATAACTTTTAACTTCAGGTCATTTTATTACAAAGTGCCACTTACCTGtgattttgtaaaacacaatCAGAGCAGCACAGTTGACTGTGGTCCTGGCAGAACATTTTCAGCTTCTCATTGTTGTGAATATCACATTTCATTATCAAGTCCTCCATTAACTTTGCTACAGGCCATTTATTTGTTTCTCCTCTTCCGTATGTCAAATGATTTACATATATTTGATTATGATGATATAGGCATTTTTTGCAAAAACACTTCAAAcatgtttcacaaaaaaaatcaGCACTTGTGTCGATATGTTTGCTTTCGCAAGCGACACACGAAAAGTCTTTTACTAAATCTGAACTGAAATGAACTGAATCataaacatttgccattttcaaGTATTGTGAACAGTACCCTGATAAAGAAGACGTCTATTCACAATTATTTCGACTTATTTTATGACATACAAGGCGTGTTATCAAACCACACATAGTGGTGAATAAAGATAAAGAAGTATAACAACCAACGTGCTAAATTTTAAACTGATCAATGGTTAAGTTTCTTTCTTGTTAAAGCCCTTATCCCACTTTAAGTACGCATGTATGTAAAAGGTCCATGGTCAAATTACCAAATGAAATTGAACTTTTGCTGATACAACGGTGTTCATCATTTTTTGAACATGTGTTGAATGTTGATTCATGATTGTATTCAGTTATAGGTACTTGTTAATTCGGCATTGCTGTTttacgtcacttttgaccttacctgacctttgtaagtgtccaataaaattcccgcggctagacacgaataaattaatgaatatatttcggatctcgaaatttggtcaaaaatatactTCCtgcaaaacgaaaaaaaaaagttgtgtatataatacaaaaattgatacaaatattccacaaatgtgttgcggtaaccaCTCGAAcataatttatcatatatatatatataaaccgtTATGGTTTatattatggaaaacaaagggagcaAGATAAGTATACCATTTTTAATGgtagtttaatgaatgaatataaatatttggtgcatgtattatgtaatcataggggaatatacatctgtaagactgattgatattgTCAACAATAATTTTTGACGATGcaggaacagcatcgtccaaggtatgataaccatccaaaaaaaattcacaatggcgacctatgtaaaagaccgagccagtccgattgagataactcgatttttcagttacttcccttttgcattcgccactgcgtagaagattgctcgtcattgataacattctcctagcagagttgtcgttcgtgtttcaacattcaacaatggccgcccccatgagagtctccattcaaaactttcttactgcatacattggcttgtttcgctatttagaagctgtcatttaggatatatgaattatttattcactaaatctccgcttatgacaacaatagttggaattcgaaggatatatagtCGATGTGAAAATTGTGAatgaacagggacctatacaaacaaaaggatgagacactcactgaaccgaagaacaagctaacgcgttgttacgcaaaaggaaaacgagacttgcgacccaacgagacttcgcgcgacAAGAcaaattttcacagccgccattttgacaaagcgagaccgtgacaaagcaatcgagacagaataagataacaaattaaccaagtgttgccaacacataattattcattgcaaaggtttgttgagtttgatacatcttattgtttcatttattttcgactatgctttgtatttacttataaaataacggtgggtattttcaccaaatcatgcgtatcattgtttacacttccataatccgaaaaacgtgtgtcgtggcttttttcaaaaggcttggtcaaataaagctctatactattcatgttggtattcttacaaacgttacatatcaacgcattgtgtgatgctaatttttatttgtattattagcaaattcatgattttgaataagcacaaaggcaatacaatttagtcattttttttattttaccactttcagtttcatcaacatatgccgtggctctttttgaaaggcccggtcaatactagccctatatatatcatgttggtatctttacaaacgttacatttcaatgcattgtgtggtgcacatttaatttgcattatttgcaaaggtataattttgtattagctcaaagattataccaTTTCAGTCATTTTTTATTGTGTAATCACtgtcagtttgatcaacatatgtcgtggctcttttcgaaaggctcagtcaatactagccctttaTTATTCTTATGGGtatatttacaaacattacatttcaacgcattgtgtgatgctaattttatttgtattatttgcaaattcatgattttgaatgagcacaaaagcaatacaattttagtcattttttttattttcttaccactatcagtttcatcaacatatgtcgtggctctttttgaaaggctcagtcaatactagccctatatatatcatgttggtatctttacaaacgttgcatttcaatgcatggtgtggtgcaaatttaatttgcattatttgcaaagacataattttgtattagctcaaagattatacaattttagtcatttttttattttgtaatcactatcagtttgatcatcATAtttcgtggctcttttcgaaaggctcagtcaatactagccctatattaatcttatgggtatctttacaaacattacatttcaacgcattgtgtgatgctaactttatttgtattatttgcaaattcatgattttgaatgagcacaaaagcaatacaattttagtcattttttttattttttttacaatttcagtttgatcaacatatgtcgtggctcttttctaAAGGCTTAGTCAGTACTAGCCCTATAGTTATCATgtttgtatctttacaaacgttacatttcaatgcattgtgtggtgcaaattttatttgcattatttgcaaaatcattattttgtattagctcaaagattatacaaattaagtcattttttttattttgtaatcactatcaatttaatcaaatatgtcgcagcatttttagaaaggctcagtcaatactagccctataataatcatgatggtatctttacaaatgttgcatttcaatctattgtgtggtgcaaatttcatttgcatttctattgtgtggtgcaaatttcatttgcattatttgaaaaatcctaattttgtataagctcaaaaacaatacaattttagtcatttttttttataaccactattaatttgatcaacatatgtcgcagcatttttggaaaggcgcagtcaatactagccctttattgatcttgttggtttaaattcatattgttttatattttcagtgtgctgaaaagaagcaaaagagggtTTGACCCCGCAATGGAAAATGTCATGACGACAGCGAAACTTGGGCGTACAAACCCAGGTCGTTTccacattaagaacttttaatggttgaaaaacattgtggactttaaatagtgctgatatacatgtgtgttcacagctatgccaaggatactgatactgtctgattcaacacggaaattgaattcctttcttttcctgagacgTACCTTGACCACCCCAGCACTAAGATGATATTACTATTCATGTCTACTATAtaaagcagtggcgacaacaaacttcacaaaccttcagacttgccgaagacaaaagaaaattcagtatgaattagttttaaatattcaattgattaaattaaactgttgcattttttcataaatgaacacattgcagcagtgaatatctctgcttaactcaaaagtgacagttagatctttgatcatgttaataaaaaatgtgttcccaaaactcattataaatataaaattttcaaacttgtttaaacaagataatttggtatttaattttagtaagctttttgtattgctgtaggcttCGAATAAATCTTCTGCATTACCATGTCAAGAGGAATCtcaatcttttgttgttgaaataataaatagaaaattgttagtattattatcaaatttgtgatgttctatttcacattgcaaatggttacttgtgcaaaatcttttacaaatatgtgattttttttacatgctattgagtttttaaaatattttctttaactgaatgctcattacacttagtaacatgaatgtattgttacacatactcttaaacttaaataataccaagattacctatcatgcatgaactaatgtgtatgtttcagtgattaactgatttatactgagaaataaaacataaacgacttttatgaattgccttgccttcaaattctgctgatttttgttcaatacttgaacacgaaatcacgaaaagactttcagtactactatggatatcatgttcaaaaggagtcaaacagaataatataatggcatgcgaaccttcattgtctcggattgtaaattgtaagcaattgacaggcgttaataatgttgatatttttaacacagcagagtaacatttttaattaattaaaagaccggtctttgctacatgcacatatgtgcgatatacaatggcaattgaaaccctgtgaaacaaatggtattgttacggatccggtaattgggttccgtgtagcatactgcgtgttaatattactaattatttattttcaagacaaacaaggcaaaattgaacgaatatatatttgtttattacacaacgaaagtcgaatattgcgaaaatgagcgaaatcgctcgcaatcgaatgaatctgctttccttcagctacatgaaggtcagtctggctgcacaggttcttagcgactctgttggtgaatattaaaatggcatgcgaaactttgctgcgtcggaggttaaaagaacagttatacattttgagttgtttgcacttaacatgtcttgattatgttgctatttaaaacaaaacatggtaacattttaattctattaaaagaccggtcttttgtacatgcacatacgtgcgataaacaacggcaatttaaccctggcgaaacaaccggcaattaatattcatcaaagggtccgataattgggtccccgttcgacatactgcgtaataattagactaaataatgattgattttgagatcaacaacgcaacaattgaacgaataggtacttgtttatttaacataatataatttgagtCCGAAAAAAACGTAACCCGctcaataagcgaaatccctcgcaatcgatatcgtgtagccgcattatcgctacacagggaccaatcaatcgagattatcaaatctcgcgcaccggtttattatcgctacacagggaccaatcgatcgagattatcaaatctcggtttattttgcgtgctgtaacgggatatcgcgaggttgctaatccctttgtttgtataggtccctggaatgaaggactttctgaaTCGTAACAGCTttacacggcaaaactggcatttttagttatcaatataagtcacattgtgcttaataaattgtattcgagcattttgcgacttattaaatgactatgatacccgatatcaacatttcatcggggatttgcagatcaccaagctgtcctgaaattcaacattgatttcaaactctttacttgTTGGGGGTTATGgcggtttcggtaaatgacaagttcggtaaattgatttatatagtaaatgccgtggaggtttcggtaaattggtataaatagggattatcgcaccttttgtcgataagcgtgtacattaattgagttgtttggcactaattaaattatctgtttaaatgtacggagttgattttatcaatttagagatgtttgcaaagtgttaatattaattattcaggcttgcaacctattaatattctaatcaagggaggtaaattatatactaaaagtttatctttaggtcatgatcgttttgtattgtatatatgtttttaaacaattagttgataaaaaccttaattaaagcgtatcagataataacaaaaataataatgtggctcttacaagaggtggcctccacgtggcaagagctgggcaacatattcattatcttggcaaactacctcatgtttatataatgagaaattttcggtggtttaaaatattaagatcaaatatgtttgtttctaatataaataaatttctcgcttcttttttcctacaatcaggtcagcacataaggtattattcttaaaataatctacatatgtatgtttagatcgtgaacatgctttaacactggtggcc
This is a stretch of genomic DNA from Dreissena polymorpha isolate Duluth1 chromosome 7, UMN_Dpol_1.0, whole genome shotgun sequence. It encodes these proteins:
- the LOC127839053 gene encoding uncharacterized protein LOC127839053, whose product is MANVYDSVHFSSDLVKDFSCVACESKHIDTSADFFCETCLKCFCKKCLYHHNQIYVNHLTYGRGETNKWPVAKLMEDLIMKCDIHNNEKLKMFCQDHSQLCCSDCVLQNHSRCTNLNLISESVKTLSVDMQQLLNKIQASLAELGKFKKSKEANIKSVEGSYCSKLQEIREQRKKLNAALDILENTTLKELDEIRTTLQTSFKKDVDKCTRLKDDLQQLGDAVQGLCDKSKKEMEFIASRKCTDKLQECKSYLKKNHVKVQSSIIFKANIDIEQYLSQQVGLGIMQFFTKEINPYQVLAVKRKSLYNVKIPNEIHQNYITGICSLPNGQLIVADFHNKRLKLLDEDFNVSSHWDVSGSPYGICLITTSEVAVTLGRDSVQFISLTKSWLVNERKLRLPHAAVGIAHHRGKLFITSDIALYHYTLTGTLVKKLYEDTRGGARVCKFALSPAGDKIYITNNTEHKLITLATDGTLISTFMDHELQSPQGVHVTPAGQVLVCGYASNTVIQVDREGKKKLATIASQTDGMSYPKSVCYNTITDQIIVAINDNIMVIDLQ